In a genomic window of Oreochromis aureus strain Israel breed Guangdong linkage group 13, ZZ_aureus, whole genome shotgun sequence:
- the lbx1a gene encoding transcription factor LBX1a — MTSKGDSKCPAVLEGSIRNPLDQLQPPVNTNKPLTPFSIDDILNKPSVKRSYSLSGTTQLISPGEKLPSACHSVSGRVLLSQTSPLCALEELASKTFKGLEVSVLQAAEGRDGLTLFGQRNTPKKRRKSRTAFTNHQIYELEKRFLYQKYLSPADRDQMAQQLGLTNAQVITWFQNRRAKLKRDLEEMKADVESAKAAGAVAFEKLSKLAELEKSAAGGMVEGTTSVPGQTEQHQVSSRFHNTDTLNSLHLLPPSPASTGDHRLTTKCCLDDEDEIDVGD, encoded by the exons ATGACCTCCAAGGGCGACTCTAAATGTCCAGCCGTTCTTGAAGGCAGTATACGCAATCCGCTGGATCAGCTTCAGCCACCGGTCAACACCAACAAACCCCTGACGCCTTTCAGCATAGATGACATTCTCAACAAACCGTCTGTGAAAAGGAGCTACTCTCTCAGCGGAACAACGCAGCTAATTTCTCCCGGAGAGAAGTTGCCCTCGGCTTGTCACAGCGTGTCCGGGCGGGTATTGCTCAGTCAAACCTCCCCGCTCTGCGCGCTGGAGGAGTTGGCCAGCAAAACCTTTAAAGGCCTGGAGGTCAGCGTCCTGCAGGCTGCTGAAG GCAGAGACGGGCTAACGCTGTTCGGTCAGAGAAACACCCCTAAAAAGCGAAGGAAATCCCGCACGGCCTTTACCAACCATCAAATATATGAGCTGGAGAAACGTTTTCTGTACCAGAAGTACTTGAGCCCAGCGGACCGGGACCAGATGGCTCAGCAGCTTGGTCTGACCAACGCACAGGTCATCACATGGTTCCAGAACCGCCGGGCTAAGCTTAAGCGGGACTTGGAGGAGATGAAAGCGGACGTGGAGTCCGCCAAGGCCGCCGGCGCTGTGGCCTTTGAAAAGCTCTCCAAGCTGGCTGAGCTGGAGAAGTCCGCGGCGGGAGGTATGGTTGAGGGGACGACTTCTGTGCCAGGCCAAACCGAGCAGCACCAGGTCTCCTCCAGATTCCACAACACCGACACCCTAAACTCGCTGCATTTATTACCTCCATCACCTGCATCGACCGGTGACCATCGACTGACCACCAAGTGTTGCttggatgatgaagatgagatTGACGTGGGTGACTAA